From Bacteroidia bacterium:
TTTATAGGGTTTTCTCCAAAATTTACAATTAGTGCAAGTTGATTTCCTGAAACTTTTAAATAATTAATTCCTTGAGCTAATAATTGATCATTGATAGCCGACACAGTTTTTAATTCAAGAATTATTTTATCCCAAACTACAAAATCTGCATAGTAGTAATGTCTTAGCAACTGGTTTTTATATTTTACGATAAATTGCTTTTCCCTTTCAAACGGAATTTTCCTGATCTTGAATTCTTCCATCAAGGCGTCTTTATATAAAGATTCAAGGAAACCTGGACCTAGGTGGTTAAAAACTTCGTAGCAGCAATTGATAATTTCAGAGGATTCTGTCTTATACAAAATGGATTCCATAAAAATAATGTATATATTAGGCTAAATTAGTCGATTTTAATCTAAGTTCCTATTAATTTTGGAAAATAAAATTAGATATTAGAATGTTAAAGGATATTCCAAATTTGCTTGTTGAAGATGTAGCTTTGGCAGTAGTAAAAGAGCAAAATATGGAGGGTGAGGAGGTTTATAACGTTTATGTAATTAACCTCAAGAACCGTGATTTGGAAGCTGTTTTAGTTTCGTCATCAGGATATGGTATTATTCAAGAAAAGGAAGTTAAAACGTCTGAATTAAGGCATTTTTTAGAAACTGTGCCTGCTCGTTCAGCTTCAAAGGTTGAAGCTATTGTTGAAGATGTTTTTGGAATCACGAACCAATATTGGTTAAGTTTTTACCTTGACAAGCAGATTTATGATAAAAAGTACATCTTTCTCCCCGAGTCCATTCGGGAAGAGAATTTTATTGTACTTCCAATACTTCAAAAGAAAGGAGTGATGATTTTATAGGTAAAAGCCTATGTCGATTATCTTTAGTATTAGTGGTGGTGAATGGTTTCCCTTATTTTTGCTTTTAGCCCTTCGCTAGCATGCACTAAAGGAAGTCTAACATGAGAGCCACAAACTCCAAGTTCGTGCAAAATTGCTTTTACTCCCACCGGATTTCCTTCTGCAAAATGCAAGCCCATGAGGTCAAGCAAGGCGTAATGCAATTTACGAGCTGAGGCAAAGTCGCCTTTTAAGGAAAAACGAACCATTTCAGAAAATTTGGCAGGGAAACTATTGGCTACTACCGAAATTACACCTGAACCTCCTGCAGCAATTATAGGTAGAGTTAGATTATCATCTCCGGAAATCACCCGAAAGCCTTCCGGTTTATGGTTGATGATTTGCATAATTTGTTCCAGGCTTCCGGATGCTTCTTTGGTTGCCACTACATTAGGTAATTCGCGAGCGATTCTTAAGGTTGTTTCTGCGCTAATATTGCTAGCAGTTCTACCTGGAACATTGTAAATAATTACAGGTTTTGGTGAAGCCTGGGATATCGCTTTGTAATGCTGAAAAATTCCTTCCTGGCTGGGTTTGTTATAGTAAGGAGAAACCGAGAGAATGGCCGAAATTTCGTTGAGGTTATATTCTTCCAATTGATTTAATACCTCGGCAGTATTGTTTCCGCCTATTCCTAGAACTACCGGCACCCTAG
This genomic window contains:
- a CDS encoding GxxExxY protein, with protein sequence MESILYKTESSEIINCCYEVFNHLGPGFLESLYKDALMEEFKIRKIPFEREKQFIVKYKNQLLRHYYYADFVVWDKIILELKTVSAINDQLLAQGINYLKVSGNQLALIVNFGENPIKIKRVVLTKNYGETIIIR
- the dapA gene encoding 4-hydroxy-tetrahydrodipicolinate synthase produces the protein MLKFLNGTGVALVTPFTQSGQVDLNGLANLVEHVIGGGVEYLVVLGTTGETATLTAAEKEVVVSKVIEVNNSRVPVVLGIGGNNTAEVLNQLEEYNLNEISAILSVSPYYNKPSQEGIFQHYKAISQASPKPVIIYNVPGRTASNISAETTLRIARELPNVVATKEASGSLEQIMQIINHKPEGFRVISGDDNLTLPIIAAGGSGVISVVANSFPAKFSEMVRFSLKGDFASARKLHYALLDLMGLHFAEGNPVGVKAILHELGVCGSHVRLPLVHASEGLKAKIRETIHHH